Proteins encoded together in one Polaribacter reichenbachii window:
- a CDS encoding ABC transporter ATP-binding protein encodes METILSLKNLDKKYGVVHAVNNLSFDIQKGNVYGILGPNGSGKSTTLGIILNVVNRTSGEFSWFDGKLSTHEALKKVGAIIERPNFYPYMTATQNLALICKIKGISTEKINEKLTTVNLFERRDSKFKTFSLGMKQRLAIASALLNDPEILILDEPTNGLDPQGIHEIREIIKKIAANGTTILLASHLLDEVEKVCSHVVVIRKGVKLYAGRVDEMTASNGLLELKVEAKEEQLIEFLENHESILKVSKDHETIIATLSKNLSASEINKDLFNKGFVLSHLVKRKPSLEQQFLDLTKNN; translated from the coding sequence TTGGAAACAATCTTATCTCTTAAAAATTTAGACAAAAAATACGGAGTTGTTCACGCTGTGAATAATCTTTCTTTTGATATTCAAAAAGGAAACGTTTACGGAATTCTAGGACCTAATGGCTCTGGAAAATCGACAACTTTAGGTATTATCTTAAATGTTGTAAACCGAACTTCTGGCGAGTTTTCTTGGTTTGATGGAAAACTATCTACCCATGAAGCCTTAAAAAAAGTAGGTGCAATTATAGAACGTCCTAACTTTTACCCTTATATGACAGCAACTCAAAATTTAGCTTTGATTTGTAAAATAAAAGGAATATCAACAGAAAAAATTAATGAAAAACTAACTACAGTAAACCTTTTTGAAAGAAGAGATAGTAAGTTTAAAACTTTTTCTTTGGGTATGAAACAGCGTTTGGCAATTGCATCTGCCTTGTTAAACGATCCAGAAATATTAATTTTAGATGAACCTACAAATGGTTTAGATCCGCAAGGAATTCACGAAATTAGAGAAATTATTAAAAAAATTGCAGCCAATGGAACTACAATTTTGTTAGCCTCTCACCTTCTAGATGAAGTAGAAAAAGTCTGTAGCCATGTAGTTGTAATAAGAAAAGGTGTAAAATTATACGCTGGTAGAGTTGATGAAATGACAGCTTCTAATGGTTTATTAGAACTTAAAGTTGAAGCTAAAGAAGAGCAATTAATTGAGTTTTTAGAAAATCACGAATCCATTTTAAAGGTTTCTAAAGATCATGAAACTATAATTGCAACTTTGAGTAAAAATTTATCGGCATCAGAAATCAATAAAGATTTGTTTAATAAAGGTTTTGTTTTAAGCCATTTGGTAAAACGTAAACCAAGTTTAGAACAACAATTTTTAGATTTAACAAAAAACAACTAA
- a CDS encoding acyl-CoA carboxylase subunit beta has product MDINFNKNEDYNKLLVSDLKRRFAKVKLGGGQKRIEKHHQKGKMTARERVDYLLDSNTKSIEIGAFAGEDMYAEHGGCPSGGVVVKMGYIKGKQCIVVANDATVKAGAWFPITGKKNLRAQEISIENKIPIIYLVDSAGVYLPMQDEIFPDKEHFGRIFRNNAIMSSMGITQISAVMGSCVAGGAYLPIMSDEALIVDKTASIFLAGSYLVKAAIGESIDNETLGGATTHCEISGVTDYKAKDDKDALDKIKFIVDKIGDYDKAGFSKTEAYPPKENEDDIFGILPKERNAQYDMLEIIKRLVDNSEFEQYKEGYGKTIITGYARIDGWAVGIVANQRKLVKTKKGEMQFGGVIYNDSADKATRFIANCNQKKIPLVFLQDVTGFMVGSKSEHGGIIKDGAKMVNAVSNSVVPKFTIVIGNSYGAGNYAMCGKAYDPRLIVAWPSAELAVMSGNSAAKVLLQIETASLKKRGEEITPEKEAELFDKIKSRYDKQISPYYAAARIWTDAVINPLETRTWISMGIEAANHAPIEKPFNMGVLQV; this is encoded by the coding sequence ATGGATATCAACTTCAACAAAAACGAAGATTATAATAAATTATTAGTATCAGATTTAAAAAGACGTTTTGCAAAAGTAAAATTAGGTGGTGGTCAAAAAAGAATAGAGAAACATCATCAAAAAGGAAAAATGACAGCTCGTGAAAGAGTAGATTATTTATTAGATAGTAACACAAAATCGATTGAGATTGGTGCTTTTGCTGGTGAAGATATGTATGCAGAACATGGTGGTTGTCCTTCTGGAGGTGTTGTGGTAAAAATGGGTTACATAAAAGGCAAACAATGTATAGTTGTTGCAAATGATGCAACTGTAAAAGCTGGAGCTTGGTTTCCAATAACTGGAAAAAAGAATTTACGAGCACAAGAAATATCCATAGAAAATAAAATTCCGATAATTTATTTAGTAGATTCTGCAGGAGTTTATTTGCCAATGCAAGATGAAATTTTTCCTGATAAAGAACATTTTGGACGCATTTTTAGAAACAATGCCATAATGAGTTCTATGGGTATTACTCAAATTTCTGCAGTGATGGGAAGTTGTGTTGCAGGTGGCGCTTATTTACCAATTATGAGTGATGAAGCTTTAATTGTAGATAAAACAGCAAGTATTTTTTTAGCAGGCAGTTATTTAGTAAAAGCTGCAATTGGCGAATCTATTGATAATGAAACTTTAGGTGGTGCAACTACGCATTGCGAAATATCTGGTGTTACAGATTACAAAGCAAAAGACGATAAAGATGCTTTAGACAAAATTAAATTTATTGTTGATAAAATTGGTGATTATGATAAAGCTGGTTTTAGTAAAACAGAAGCTTATCCACCAAAAGAAAACGAAGATGATATCTTTGGAATTTTACCAAAAGAAAGAAATGCACAATATGATATGCTAGAAATCATAAAACGATTGGTAGACAATTCTGAATTTGAACAATACAAAGAAGGTTATGGAAAAACTATAATAACAGGTTATGCCAGAATTGATGGTTGGGCAGTTGGTATTGTTGCAAATCAACGTAAATTGGTAAAAACTAAAAAAGGAGAAATGCAATTTGGTGGTGTTATTTATAACGATTCTGCTGATAAAGCAACACGCTTTATTGCCAATTGTAATCAGAAAAAAATACCTTTAGTTTTTTTACAAGATGTTACAGGTTTTATGGTAGGTTCTAAATCTGAACATGGAGGAATTATAAAAGATGGTGCTAAAATGGTAAATGCAGTAAGTAATTCTGTTGTACCAAAATTTACTATTGTAATTGGTAATTCTTACGGTGCAGGAAATTATGCTATGTGTGGCAAAGCTTACGACCCAAGATTAATTGTAGCTTGGCCAAGTGCAGAATTGGCTGTAATGAGTGGTAATTCTGCTGCAAAAGTTTTATTGCAAATAGAAACAGCTTCCTTAAAAAAACGTGGTGAAGAAATTACACCAGAAAAAGAAGCTGAATTATTTGATAAAATAAAATCGCGATACGACAAGCAAATTTCCCCATATTACGCAGCTGCCAGAATTTGGACAGATGCTGTAATAAATCCGTTAGAAACCAGAACTTGGATTTCTATGGGAATTGAAGCAGCAAACCACGCTCCTATTGAAAAACCATTTAATATGGGTGTATTGCAGGTGTAA
- a CDS encoding T9SS type B sorting domain-containing protein, with amino-acid sequence MKSKLSVFIFILFIFYCKDVKAQLSKKHFIPPLTYAEEGNANPESQYFYISTPTNKDVSYTIKQIGQDNDITGIVSSSNPQEIFIATGDSQLFVNANETGTVHTNKGYIIEATDVIYVSVRVLAGGGAQAGALVSKGSSALGTTFRAGMFTNENPQSNYLNFVSVMASEDNTQITFDDITPGLEIKNYTSTFPFSVVLNEGESYIVATSADDVIVNRDGLIGTLISSDKNIVVNTGSANGSFHNGGGRDYGIDQIVGADKIGTDYIFVKGDGSNGWENVLIVAHEDNTVVSRNGINSTINKGEYTLIEGDEFNANGNLFVKTSKPAFAYQGVGANTSEANQGMFFVPPLSCESRGKVDNIPNIESIGNTTFTGGITIVTNVNASVNINSQPITNFATSGPFSIDIDNDGIADYETYKVTNLTGNISVDSSDELYCAYFNVNGAATSGSFYSGFPTAPEINFDTTVSTLGNCIPNLTLEAANTNLFDSIKWEYYNETTSTWEERSSNNTYKPIESEPGKYRLIGTIDCTGATFESIEIPVSICPDDFDGDLIIDNLDVDIDNDGILNCDESLGNATLNLADADNPEIIFQDSSTNSAILSRVYSESDVTNTYTGQNNGNFQSIIYPSVDSKLQYELNFTQNVNFKFTQNRNLDHTISDGEFFILKIGPSNKNVTLLDPDDQLLIDSNFDGEFESGITNISASEIHFKYKANTTGASSNFKFVANQVDQIDFKHQSTGLAASSTFSGNLELTCFTLDSDGDGIENMFDLDSDNDGIPDISESSATKIILSNTDADLDGLDDVFIGIITNIDTDNDGIPNHLDVDADNDGIFDFVEAGITETDANNDGILDDATTANVGLNGLLNALETSPDNNILAYTILDTDADNIYNFLELDADNDNCFDVFEAGFTDNNDDGILDATPFSVNNNGKIINNSDGYTTPNSDYITSAPIEINTPFEDVIFCENDTDVITIDTTADSFQWQISPDGSTWSSITDNAVYSNSTSASLQITNTPLSYHNYQYRVILNRTGNACTETSNSITLTVNPLPILKANPELNQCIEVADTNTTVNLTLAEINISETTNVTFEYYEDMAGANLIADPTSYPVQVNITETVYVKVISEFSCETDLSELTINVGQTIRNSYNDLQPPVCDDFLDVDGNDTAVNSDTDNITNFYLDKTAIINGINPPMNTEVFFYENESDRDNSLNEIDVTNFRNNISKNEVINIPNGIQFPIFYKILSTINNDCQGIGEFYVQIDTVPTAEVVPDLELCDDAIDGNATNGIVQYFDLESQTTAILNGQNAADFTVTYHDSETDANAGIDELTSPFENSVRDSQPIYVRVTNNTTGCFTDHTSFNVIVNPVPIANFVNDLEVCDDNSDGSARNGFSQSIDLESQTAGILGAQDPNIHIVTYHRSLADAQSGNLPLVSPYTNNTIDRETIYVRILNTNSMCVNGISNFDVIVNPEPTFETPTNLAYCDDDLDGDDANGIVQNIDLDSKITEILGASQSPNDFWVTFHKSQADATSGNDPVVSPYQNTNTTETFYVRIQNKQTLCVNDDATFDVIVNPLPDFMVTTPQILCLNDLPLNIAVESPRDVYTYIWKDENGNTLNATSVDNIDVTTAGKYTVTATTTNGTFCERTETIEVNASNIATLENSFITIIDESNNISSEDNSSISIDVINNDLGPGDYQFAIINTTENNERTPMIGFQDEPLFENLEGGIYTIIVNDKNGCSPDTTLEVSVIQFPKYFTPNADGYNDTWVVKGANKTFYPNASINIFNRYGKLVAQEPIDSQGWNGMYQGKLLPSDDYWFNITLIPADTNKPTINKKGNFSLLRK; translated from the coding sequence TTGAAATCTAAACTATCAGTATTCATTTTTATCCTTTTTATTTTCTATTGTAAAGATGTAAAAGCACAGTTAAGTAAAAAACATTTTATACCACCATTAACTTATGCTGAAGAAGGAAATGCAAATCCTGAAAGTCAGTATTTTTACATTTCAACACCTACAAATAAAGACGTTAGTTATACTATAAAACAAATAGGGCAAGACAATGATATTACAGGAATTGTATCAAGCTCAAATCCGCAAGAAATTTTTATTGCTACCGGAGACAGTCAATTATTTGTAAATGCCAATGAAACAGGAACTGTACATACCAATAAAGGTTACATTATAGAAGCTACAGACGTGATTTATGTTTCTGTAAGAGTTTTGGCAGGTGGTGGAGCGCAAGCAGGTGCTTTAGTAAGTAAAGGATCATCTGCTTTAGGCACAACTTTTAGAGCAGGTATGTTTACAAATGAAAATCCTCAAAGTAATTACTTAAACTTTGTTTCTGTAATGGCTTCTGAAGATAATACTCAAATTACTTTTGATGATATTACACCAGGTTTAGAGATAAAAAACTATACAAGTACTTTTCCTTTTTCTGTGGTTTTAAATGAAGGTGAAAGTTATATTGTAGCAACAAGTGCAGATGACGTTATTGTAAATAGAGATGGTTTAATTGGTACTTTAATTTCTTCGGATAAAAATATTGTAGTAAACACGGGTTCTGCAAATGGTAGTTTTCATAATGGTGGTGGACGTGATTATGGTATAGATCAAATTGTTGGTGCAGATAAAATTGGTACAGATTATATTTTTGTAAAAGGTGATGGTAGCAATGGTTGGGAAAATGTTTTAATTGTTGCTCACGAAGATAATACTGTAGTAAGCAGAAATGGAATAAACTCTACTATAAATAAAGGTGAATATACTTTAATAGAAGGTGATGAATTTAATGCAAATGGAAACTTATTTGTAAAAACTTCTAAACCTGCTTTTGCCTATCAAGGAGTTGGTGCTAATACAAGTGAAGCGAACCAAGGTATGTTTTTTGTACCTCCGTTAAGTTGCGAAAGCAGAGGAAAAGTAGATAATATACCTAATATAGAAAGTATTGGTAACACAACTTTTACAGGCGGTATTACAATTGTTACCAACGTAAATGCATCAGTAAATATCAATTCTCAACCTATCACGAATTTTGCTACTTCTGGTCCTTTTTCTATAGACATTGATAATGACGGAATTGCAGATTACGAAACTTATAAAGTAACCAACCTTACAGGAAACATTTCTGTAGATAGTAGTGATGAACTCTATTGTGCATATTTTAATGTTAATGGTGCTGCAACTTCTGGTAGTTTTTACTCAGGTTTCCCTACAGCTCCAGAAATTAATTTCGATACTACAGTTTCAACTTTAGGTAATTGTATTCCTAATCTTACTTTAGAAGCTGCAAACACCAATTTATTTGATAGCATAAAATGGGAATATTATAATGAAACTACTTCAACTTGGGAAGAAAGAAGTTCAAATAACACTTATAAACCTATAGAATCTGAACCTGGTAAATATCGTTTAATTGGTACTATAGATTGTACTGGAGCTACTTTTGAATCTATTGAAATTCCTGTTAGCATTTGTCCTGATGATTTTGATGGCGATTTAATTATAGATAATTTAGATGTAGATATTGATAATGATGGAATCCTAAATTGCGATGAATCTTTAGGCAATGCCACTTTAAATCTTGCAGATGCTGATAATCCTGAAATTATTTTTCAAGATAGCTCTACAAATTCAGCAATTCTTTCTCGAGTTTATTCAGAATCTGATGTTACAAATACATACACAGGTCAGAATAATGGAAATTTTCAATCCATCATTTATCCTTCTGTAGATTCTAAATTACAATACGAACTCAATTTTACGCAAAATGTAAATTTTAAATTCACACAAAACAGAAATCTAGATCACACCATTTCTGATGGCGAATTTTTTATTCTTAAAATTGGTCCAAGCAATAAAAACGTAACCCTTTTAGATCCTGATGATCAACTTTTAATTGATTCTAATTTTGATGGTGAATTCGAATCTGGTATTACAAATATCTCTGCTTCAGAAATCCATTTTAAGTATAAAGCCAATACAACTGGTGCTTCAAGTAATTTTAAGTTTGTTGCAAATCAAGTAGATCAAATCGATTTTAAACATCAATCTACAGGTCTTGCAGCTTCATCCACTTTTAGTGGAAATCTTGAATTAACTTGTTTTACATTAGATTCTGATGGTGATGGAATAGAAAATATGTTTGATCTTGATTCTGATAATGATGGTATTCCTGATATTTCAGAATCATCAGCAACCAAAATAATTTTATCCAATACAGATGCAGATTTAGATGGTTTAGATGATGTTTTTATAGGAATTATCACAAATATTGATACTGATAATGATGGCATTCCTAATCATTTAGATGTAGATGCAGATAATGATGGAATATTTGATTTTGTAGAAGCTGGCATAACCGAAACTGATGCAAATAATGATGGGATTTTAGATGATGCAACTACCGCAAATGTTGGTTTAAACGGATTGTTAAATGCCTTAGAAACATCCCCAGATAATAATATCTTAGCATATACAATTCTAGACACAGATGCTGATAATATTTACAATTTTTTAGAATTAGATGCTGATAATGACAATTGTTTCGATGTTTTTGAAGCTGGTTTTACAGATAATAATGATGATGGAATTCTAGACGCAACTCCTTTTTCAGTAAACAATAATGGAAAAATAATTAACAATTCTGATGGTTATACCACTCCAAACTCAGATTACATAACAAGTGCACCAATAGAAATAAATACTCCTTTTGAAGATGTTATTTTTTGCGAAAACGATACTGATGTAATTACAATAGATACAACAGCAGATAGTTTTCAATGGCAAATTTCTCCTGATGGTTCTACTTGGTCTTCAATTACAGATAATGCTGTTTACAGCAACAGTACTTCAGCAAGTTTACAGATTACAAATACACCTTTAAGTTATCATAATTATCAATACAGAGTAATTTTAAATAGAACTGGTAATGCTTGTACAGAAACTTCAAATTCAATTACACTAACTGTAAATCCCTTACCAATTTTAAAAGCAAACCCAGAATTAAATCAATGTATAGAGGTTGCTGACACCAATACAACAGTTAATTTAACGCTAGCAGAAATCAATATTTCTGAAACTACTAATGTTACTTTTGAGTATTATGAAGATATGGCTGGAGCTAATTTAATTGCAGATCCTACCTCCTATCCTGTACAAGTTAATATTACAGAAACTGTTTATGTAAAAGTAATTTCTGAGTTTTCTTGTGAAACAGATTTAAGTGAATTAACTATAAATGTTGGGCAAACAATAAGAAATTCTTACAATGATCTTCAACCACCCGTTTGCGATGATTTTTTAGATGTTGATGGAAATGATACTGCAGTCAATTCAGATACAGATAACATTACTAATTTTTATTTGGATAAAACTGCTATTATAAATGGTATAAATCCACCAATGAATACAGAAGTTTTCTTTTATGAAAATGAATCTGATAGAGACAATTCTTTGAATGAAATTGATGTTACTAATTTCAGAAACAACATTTCTAAAAATGAAGTTATCAATATTCCAAACGGAATTCAGTTCCCAATTTTCTATAAAATTCTAAGTACAATTAATAATGATTGCCAAGGAATAGGCGAATTTTACGTGCAAATTGATACTGTACCAACAGCAGAAGTAGTTCCAGATTTAGAACTCTGTGATGATGCAATTGATGGTAATGCAACAAACGGAATTGTACAATATTTTGATTTAGAATCGCAAACCACAGCCATTTTAAACGGTCAAAATGCTGCGGATTTTACTGTAACCTATCACGATTCTGAAACTGATGCGAATGCAGGAATTGACGAACTTACTTCTCCTTTTGAAAATTCAGTTCGTGATTCTCAACCAATTTATGTGCGTGTTACAAATAACACAACTGGTTGTTTTACAGATCACACTTCTTTTAATGTAATTGTAAATCCTGTGCCAATTGCCAATTTTGTGAATGATTTAGAAGTTTGTGATGACAATTCTGATGGTTCTGCAAGAAATGGTTTTTCACAATCTATTGATTTAGAATCGCAAACTGCTGGTATTTTAGGTGCTCAAGATCCAAATATTCACATTGTAACTTATCATCGTTCTTTAGCTGATGCTCAATCTGGAAATCTGCCTTTGGTTTCTCCATACACAAATAATACTATTGATAGAGAAACCATTTATGTTCGTATTTTAAACACAAATTCGATGTGTGTTAACGGAATTTCTAATTTTGATGTGATTGTAAATCCAGAACCAACTTTTGAAACTCCTACTAACTTAGCCTATTGTGATGACGATTTAGATGGTGATGATGCCAATGGAATAGTACAAAACATCGATTTAGATAGTAAAATAACAGAAATTTTAGGCGCTTCTCAAAGTCCGAATGATTTTTGGGTTACCTTTCATAAATCGCAAGCGGATGCTACTTCTGGTAATGATCCTGTAGTTTCTCCTTATCAAAATACAAATACAACAGAAACTTTTTATGTTCGTATTCAAAACAAACAAACACTTTGTGTAAATGATGATGCTACTTTTGATGTAATTGTGAATCCTCTACCAGATTTTATGGTAACTACTCCACAAATTTTATGTTTAAATGATTTACCATTAAATATAGCAGTAGAAAGTCCTAGAGATGTTTACACTTATATTTGGAAAGATGAAAATGGAAACACTTTAAACGCTACTTCTGTAGATAATATTGATGTAACAACTGCTGGTAAATACACAGTTACTGCAACTACAACCAATGGAACTTTTTGTGAAAGAACAGAAACCATTGAAGTAAATGCATCTAACATTGCTACTTTAGAAAACAGTTTTATAACAATTATTGATGAATCTAACAACATTAGTAGTGAGGATAATTCATCGATTTCTATTGATGTTATCAATAACGATTTAGGCCCTGGAGATTATCAATTTGCAATAATAAACACAACAGAAAACAACGAAAGAACACCAATGATTGGCTTTCAAGATGAACCTCTTTTCGAGAATTTAGAAGGCGGAATTTATACTATCATCGTAAATGATAAAAATGGTTGTTCACCTGATACTACTTTAGAAGTTTCTGTAATTCAATTTCCTAAATATTTTACGCCTAATGCAGATGGTTATAATGATACTTGGGTAGTAAAAGGGGCAAATAAAACATTTTATCCGAATGCGAGTATCAATATTTTTAATAGATATGGTAAATTAGTAGCACAAGAACCAATAGACAGCCAAGGTTGGAATGGTATGTACCAAGGAAAACTATTACCTTCTGATGATTATTGGTTTAATATTACTCTAATTCCTGCTGATACGAATAAACCAACTATTAATAAAAAAGGAAATTTTTCACTTTTAAGAAAATAA
- the pta gene encoding phosphate acetyltransferase, with protein sequence MSKAIYIATIESDSGKSLVSLGLLRMMLTKSSKVGYFRPIINEVKDSKFDDHTNTAINFFNLDIDYDDCYAYKQSEVVELLSEGKSDDVIHNVIKKYKKLEAKYDYVLVEGTDFSGEGGFTELDVNLMIAKNLNAPALIVGAGNGKKKKDFVNTMQLTYQSFINKEVDVIGIVANKIEVDEVEYICKELKHSFPKDLQIDIIPKVDFLTFPTVKEVVQALNGRVLFGEQFLDNAIGSYSTGAMQLRNYLTRIKENALVVTPGDRADIILGALQANASSNYPKIAGIILTGTLTPEESILKLIEGVQSTVPIILADGGTFKITNKIGSVKSKIYATHEKKILLSLDTFDKYVNAEGLTKKLTSHKSDKLTPSMFQYNLLQKARVKKKHIVLPEGDDERIIRAAARLQLLDIVDLTLLGDKNTIQLKCDQIGLQIDLDSINILNPEDSIHNDDFAKTLYEARKHKGMTETTANDLTRDVSYYGTLMIMNGLADGMVSGAVHTTMHTIKPSLQLIKTKPGVSVVSSVFFMCLSDRVSVMGDCAVNPNPNAEQLAEIAISSAQSAEAFGIEAKVAMLSYSSGSSGKGEEVEKVRKATEIVKAKNPNLKIEGPIQYDAAVDMSVAKTKMPNSEVAGQASVLIFPDLNTGNNTYKAIQRETGALAIGPMLQGLNKPVNDLSRGCTVDDIFNTVLLTAIQAEQE encoded by the coding sequence ATGAGTAAAGCTATTTACATTGCCACTATTGAATCTGATAGTGGTAAATCTTTGGTTTCATTAGGTCTTTTAAGAATGATGTTAACCAAATCTTCTAAAGTTGGTTATTTTAGGCCAATTATAAACGAAGTAAAAGACAGTAAGTTTGATGACCATACAAACACTGCTATTAATTTTTTTAATTTAGACATTGACTATGATGACTGTTATGCCTACAAACAAAGTGAGGTTGTAGAGTTATTAAGTGAAGGTAAATCTGATGATGTAATTCATAACGTTATCAAAAAATATAAAAAATTAGAAGCCAAATACGATTACGTATTAGTAGAAGGTACAGACTTTTCTGGTGAAGGTGGCTTTACAGAATTAGATGTAAATCTAATGATTGCCAAAAACTTAAATGCACCAGCATTAATTGTAGGTGCAGGAAATGGCAAAAAAAAGAAAGACTTTGTAAATACTATGCAACTTACCTACCAATCTTTTATCAATAAAGAAGTAGATGTAATTGGTATAGTAGCCAATAAAATTGAAGTTGATGAAGTAGAATACATTTGTAAAGAACTAAAACATAGTTTCCCTAAAGATTTACAAATAGATATTATTCCGAAAGTAGATTTCTTAACATTCCCAACTGTTAAAGAAGTTGTACAAGCTTTAAACGGACGCGTTTTATTTGGAGAACAATTTTTAGATAATGCCATTGGTAGTTATAGTACAGGTGCTATGCAATTGCGTAATTACTTAACACGTATTAAAGAAAATGCTTTAGTTGTAACACCTGGAGATAGAGCTGATATAATTTTAGGTGCTTTACAAGCAAATGCATCTAGCAATTACCCAAAAATTGCAGGTATTATTTTAACAGGTACGTTAACACCAGAAGAATCGATTCTTAAATTAATTGAAGGTGTACAATCTACAGTGCCAATTATTTTAGCTGATGGTGGAACATTTAAAATAACAAACAAAATAGGTTCTGTTAAATCAAAAATTTACGCTACACACGAAAAAAAGATTTTATTGTCTTTAGATACTTTCGATAAATATGTAAATGCAGAAGGTTTAACAAAAAAATTAACTTCTCACAAATCAGATAAGTTAACGCCAAGTATGTTTCAATATAATTTATTGCAAAAAGCAAGAGTTAAAAAGAAACATATTGTTTTACCAGAAGGCGATGATGAAAGAATTATTAGAGCTGCAGCACGTTTACAATTATTAGATATTGTAGATTTAACTTTATTAGGTGATAAAAATACCATTCAATTAAAATGCGATCAAATTGGTTTACAAATCGATTTAGACAGTATTAATATTTTAAATCCTGAAGATTCTATTCATAATGATGATTTTGCCAAAACCTTATATGAAGCTCGTAAACATAAAGGAATGACAGAAACTACTGCAAACGATTTAACAAGAGATGTTTCTTATTATGGAACTTTAATGATAATGAATGGTTTAGCAGACGGAATGGTTTCTGGTGCTGTTCATACAACAATGCATACCATTAAACCTTCTTTACAGTTGATAAAAACAAAACCGGGTGTTTCTGTAGTATCTTCAGTATTTTTTATGTGTTTGTCAGATAGAGTTTCTGTAATGGGAGACTGTGCTGTAAATCCAAACCCAAATGCAGAACAATTAGCAGAAATTGCCATATCTTCAGCACAATCTGCAGAAGCTTTTGGTATTGAAGCAAAAGTAGCAATGTTATCTTACTCATCAGGAAGCTCTGGAAAAGGAGAAGAAGTAGAAAAAGTAAGAAAAGCAACAGAAATTGTTAAAGCAAAAAATCCTAATTTAAAAATTGAAGGACCTATACAATATGATGCTGCAGTAGATATGTCTGTAGCAAAAACTAAAATGCCAAATTCTGAAGTCGCTGGTCAAGCATCCGTATTAATTTTTCCTGATTTAAATACAGGAAACAACACTTATAAAGCCATACAAAGAGAAACAGGCGCATTAGCTATTGGACCAATGTTACAAGGTTTAAACAAACCTGTAAACGATTTAAGTAGAGGCTGTACAGTAGACGACATTTTTAATACAGTATTATTAACCGCAATTCAAGCAGAACAAGAATAA
- a CDS encoding ABC transporter permease produces the protein MLRLLTIEFHKLKYNRASKVLSIIYFGLLTSIALIAAIKFEFGNFKLHLADAGIFNFPYIWHFNTYIAAILKFFLLLVIVSMMSNEYSYKTLKQNLIDGLSKKEFILSKFYTVIAFAGISTVFVFVVSLVLGLVYSDYNEFAIIVSDLEYLLAFFIKLVGFFSFGLFLGILVKRSAFAIGAMFVWLIIENMFRGYLFWQFNENEHTSNTVDKFMQFLPLESMTNLIKEPFSRLGAVRSAANTMGETFTKSYSVDFTNILIVSFWTFVFIYLSYKLLLKRDL, from the coding sequence ATGTTAAGACTACTTACTATAGAATTTCACAAATTAAAGTATAATAGAGCAAGTAAAGTGCTGTCTATTATTTACTTTGGTTTACTTACATCAATCGCATTAATTGCTGCTATAAAATTTGAATTTGGTAATTTTAAATTACACTTAGCAGATGCAGGAATCTTTAATTTTCCATATATATGGCACTTTAATACCTACATTGCTGCTATTTTAAAATTCTTTTTATTGTTGGTAATTGTATCAATGATGAGTAATGAATACAGTTATAAAACACTAAAGCAAAACCTTATAGATGGTTTGAGTAAAAAGGAATTTATATTATCTAAATTCTATACCGTTATTGCTTTCGCAGGTATTTCTACTGTTTTTGTATTTGTAGTTTCTTTGGTTTTAGGTTTAGTATATTCAGATTATAATGAGTTTGCTATTATTGTTTCTGATCTAGAATACTTGCTAGCTTTCTTTATAAAATTAGTCGGTTTTTTCTCTTTTGGCTTATTCTTAGGTATTTTAGTAAAACGCTCTGCGTTTGCTATTGGTGCTATGTTTGTTTGGCTAATTATAGAAAATATGTTTAGAGGTTATCTTTTCTGGCAATTTAATGAGAATGAACACACTAGTAATACTGTAGATAAATTTATGCAATTTTTGCCTTTAGAATCTATGACTAATTTAATTAAAGAACCTTTTTCTAGATTAGGTGCTGTAAGATCTGCTGCAAATACTATGGGCGAAACTTTTACAAAAAGTTACTCTGTAGATTTTACAAACATCTTAATTGTTTCTTTCTGGACATTCGTATTCATTTATTTGTCTTATAAATTATTATTAAAAAGAGATTTATAA